The Vibrio aerogenes nucleotide sequence ACCGAATACACAATATGCCCCTGCTTTGGTTCAACCAGAAAGATGTCATAAAAGCCAAAGTCATTCAGATACTGGCGAATCGCCGGATGATATTTGCTGTGCATGCGGGCATAAGCGGATGACTCATTCAGGCTGACCAGATTATCTTTTTCTCCAAGCGCGGCCGGGTTGTCAGCAATAAACGTCTGCTGAAATGCATTGGTCCGCGCCGATAAGCCAGACAGCATTTCCGTGACCGGAGGCGCTTTACCGGCATTGTGTTTGCTGTATTCCTGAGCGAAATCCTGCTGATAATATTGCCCGAGGGATGAACGCGGCACCGAAGGCACAGGTCTTTCGAAAAAAGCCTGCGTAAAATCTTTCATGGCCTGAATATACATCAGATTCTTTGAGGCACTGTTTATCTGGCCACGAATGGTAAGAAAATAATTTTCCACCTGCTTGGCGGTTTGATTCCGGCTGGCAACCAGTTGATTTTCAACATTAGCCAGCAGCAGCTGTTTTGCTTCAGTGGTAGTCAGCCATCCCAGCGTTAAACAACTGGCAACCACACACGTGACAGAAAGCGCGATGGAGCTGACTAATAGCTTTGTCTGTAATCTCATATCATCCCTAACCGATTTGTTGCGTAATGAGGGAAGTATAGACAAAGATAACAGGATACGGGGTTGAGGTGGGCGCTTCGGGGTGGTATCACACCACTCCGAAGCAAACATCGCTCATCACTTCCACACAAAAAGCGACTGATGCACCTCATAAGCCGCCAGCACTGTCGCCATCTGAATCTCATGGGCAGCAATAAATTCGCTGTCATAAATCGTCTCATCCGGATATTCGGTGATCAGCTGTAGCGGTACATCCGGGTCACTGACCGCAGAAATCAGGCAGGGATATTGATTGACCATCCGGAAGCCATGCTCTCCGGCATGCTGCTCATATAACGTGATCTGACGCTGGTTGATTGCCATCACAGCGGGATAGTCGTTGAGCTTCAGGGTCAGCGCCTGAATAAAGCGCTCTGCATACGCAGCCCATTGTGGTGAATCCTGATGGCGAATGATTAAAAAGAACCCTTTCGGAATCGTCCACATGTCAAATCCCTGCGGAACATAACCTGATAGCGGGCGGATCCATTCATGGGACGGGTAACCATGTAAATTGATATGCAGCTGCGCCTGACTGACTGCCAGCGCCTGCCGGCGAATCGCTTTTTCATACCACGGCGCTTTGGTCCGGTATTCGAGGTCATCACCAAGCGCTGTATATCTCGCGGCATGATGCATGTGGTGTGGATTGTCCTGAATCAAGCGCTGATGGAGCGCATAACCATCAGGGTTTTCCAGTGGTGAAATCACAAAATGGGCATCCGGCTTCGCCGCCAGCACGTGGGCAGCCCGCAGTGCACCGACCACACCAGACGTTTCATTGGCATGCTGTCCCCCGCTGATCAACACCGGCTGATCAGAGCCCTGAATGTACCGGGCACAAACCTTCCGGCCGGTACGGGTTTCTGCCTGCAGTGGCTGACCGGCAAATGATGCCAGCTCCTGTGTGACCTGAAACAGGGTCAATGGTCGTTCAGCTGCTGATAAAACCTGAGTGGTTTGATCCCAGTCTGCGACCGCATAAGAACCCGTTGCCACTTCCAGATAATAGTTCCCGGTGACTGAATGGGTAATATCCGGCACAATCTGTCCCGGCTGACTATTACGTGCAGACTCAGATTTTCCTTCCCGGTGCTTAAACCATGCCTGAAGCGAGAGGTACAGATCTTCATGCAATGCCTCTTTCAGACTAAGCCGTTCCTCTGCGTAACCCACAGCTTCATCCGCAACCGGAACCTGTATACTGATCAATAACCGCTCAAAGCAGGGGCCCTGATCCGGCCACCCGGCGGATGAGACAGCACCCATTACTGCCTGATACGCCTGCTCGTAATCGGTGATTATCCGTTCATCCCGCAGAGACTGCCCATCTTCAGCGAAAACCTTAATCCAGCCGGTCGGGCTGAGCTGTCGGGCGCCGGTGATGGAACGGTGGCGGTAATTGGGTGCAAATACCGGAATAATTTCACTCTCACCGCCGGTTAAATGAAATCTGACCTGATACCAGAGATGATGCGGCGCTGCCATGACCTGCGCTGTAACGGTCGTGGATGCTGCGGTAAAACAGAGCCGTTCATCCATGGCTGACAGCGGGTAAGCTTCCAGTAAAAACCGTCGTGGCGATGCACACGGGCTCTGCGGATAAATCACTTCAATCTGCTGAATGTCAGAGGAACTCAATTCAACAATCTGGCCGGTCTCATTTTTCAGCCGGTAAACTTTGGGACCGCTTTGGTTGCCTGGTTTATAACAGGAAACAGGTTCATGGCTGGAAACAGGTTCATCACGGGAAACAGGTTCATGGCGAAGCATCAGCTCATGACGAATAATCAGTTCATGACGAAGAAAAAAGTCCAGCAGGGGTTTACAGGCACTGAACACTTCAGCCTGAATTCCCTGTGCGAGCAATGCCGTTTCCACCTGACACCGGGTTTTCCTGTCTGCAAAAAGCCATAACTGAATATGGTGGCGGTGATCATAAACGGCCGGTAGGTGCTTTATCATCATCCCGGCGGTCGATGGAATGGTTTGAGACAATAAATGCTTCATCGGCTGGTTCTCCCCGTTGGGTCAAGCATGTCCCGCAGCCAGTCACCCAACAGGTTCAGCCCCAGAACGGTCAGCAAAATCGCCATACCGGGAAACAGGCTCACCCACCAGGCCGTCTGAATATAGGTTCGCCCGTCAGCCAGCATCCCGCCCCAGCTGGGCGTCAGCGGGTCGACGCCCAGCCCTAAAAAAGTCAGGCTGCTTTCCAGCAAAATATTATTCGCCACATTGAGCGTCATCAGTACAATCACCGGGCCCATTAAGTTCGGCAGCAGATGGCTGAAAATAATCCGGAGATGACTGACACCAATCGCATGGGCAGACTGAATAAATTCCCGATCCCTCAGCGCCAGCACCGAACTGCGGACCAGCCGGGCATACTGCACCCACTGGGACACAATCAGTAACATGATCATGTTCGTCAGTCCGCCGCCAACAATCGCAATAAAGGTAATCGCCAGCAGGATGAATGGCATGGCAAGCTGCACATCCGCAAAACGCATGACAAACATATCCCAGAATCCGCGAAAATAGCCGGAAACCAGTCCCATCACCACACCGAAAATCACCGCACCGAGCACAGAAAGTATGCCAACCTGTAAAGAGACTGCGCCACCGGAGACCACACGGGCAAACACATCCCTGCCCAGCGGATCGGTGCCCAGCGGATGAGCCATATCCGTCAATGGCGCTATCAGTCGCGCAGTCAGATTAATTTTGTCTGCCGCTCCCTGAAAAATGACATCGGACAGCAGCACCAGCAGCACCATGCCACCGGTGAACAACAGGCCAATCACAAATTCAGGATTCATATAACGCAATCGCAGTGAAGAAGGTGTTGTCATCGTTGTTACTCCGTCCGGATACGCGGATCAATCAGGCCATAGGCAATATCAACCAGCAGATTGATGCCGACAATCAGCATCGATAATACGGTAATCACCGCCTGCAAAACCGGGTAATCCCGGCTGCTGACAGCATCAAAAGCGAGCGTGCCAAGGCCCGGCCAGTTAAACACCCGCTCAATCACCACAATGCCGCCCAGCAAGCCACCAAATTGCAAACCAAAGTAGGTGATCAGCGGCACCGCACAATTACGCAGCGCATGTTTGTACAGTACTTTCGTTTCACTCAGCCCCTTCGCCCGCGCCACCATGACATATTGTGCCTGAAGGGTTTCCAGCATGGAGGAACGGACCAGACGCACATTGGTGGCAGTCAGAATCACCGCCATGGTCACCGCCGGCAGAATAAAGCTGGCCGGATCACTCATGCCGCTTGGGGGAAGCCACTGTAACCAGATGGAGAAGCACAGTACTAACATGAGTGCCAGCCAGAAATTGGGAAAAGAGAGCCCGATTAACGACGTCACACGAATCAGCTGATCAACCCATTTTCCCCGGCTGACCGCCGCCTGAATCCCCAGAGGAATGGAGATCAGCGAGGATACAATCATCACAATCACCGCCAGCAGCAGCGTAGCAGGCAGAGCCTGACCAATCAGCTGAGAAACCGGCGTACCACCCATAAAACTGAGGCCAAAATTGCCGGTCAGAACACCGTGGAGAAAATCTGCATACTGCACCAGAAACGGCCGGTTCAGCCCCAGCGATTCCCGGATTAAAGCCAGATCCGCTTCCGTCACACTGCCTGCTCCCTGTGTGAGCATCAATGCCGGATCGCCGGTTAACCGGATGGCATAAGCCACCACCAGAGTGATAGCGAAAAAAACAAAGACAGCCTGAAACAGCCGCTTCAGTAAAAAATTAAGCATGAAATCTCCTTTCCCCGAAAATTGTCGCGGTCGCCATCAGGGACGACTATTCAACCGTCACTTTATTTAAGCGCAGACGGCTGTCCGGAACAGGCGTAAAATGTTTCACCCGTTTTGAAAGACCAAAGATTTCATTGATGTTGTACAGCGGCATTTCCAGCGCACGGTCGGCAGCATAACGGGCCACAGACTGCAAAATTGCTTTGCGTTTCGTTTGATCGGTGATGGAACGCTCTGATTCAAGCAATTGATCCATTTTCGGATCGCTGTCATAAGGGTTCCATTTCTCACCGGTGTGATACATAAAGTATGCGGTATTGTCATAATCAAACGTCCAGCCCCCCCAGGATTGCTGGAACATCGCACCGGTCTTCCCGGACGGAATAATGTCATTGAGCAACACATTTGTTTCATACGGCTTAATCGTCGCGTTCAGACCGATCATTTGCAGATAGCTGGCAACCGCCTGAGCGACTTCGTTAAAGGTGGCATTATTGCCACGAATATCGATCTGAACTTTTGTGCCCGGCCTGACACCAGCGGCTTTCAGCAGCTGCTTCGCTTTTGCCGGGTCATAAGGCAGGGGTTTCATCGCCGGATCATTTCCAAACGAAACAGCACTTTGAAAACTGGCAATAGCAGATGCCTGTCCGCCTAAAATCGAGTCAATAATCGCCTGACGATCAACCCCGTAAATCATGGCTTTTCTGACCCTGACATCTTTGGTAATACCCGATCGGGTGTTAAACCGCAGCGCATAGACAGCGGGCCCTTTCGTCGTCACAATATCCAGCTTTGGATTCGCCTGAATAGCCGGAATCATCGCAATCGGAATCGTCGGCGGGATCACCAGATCGACCCGGCCAGCCTGAAGCTCCGCAACCGCGGTTGATGGTTCCGGAATAAAGCGATAGTTCAGCTCAGAAAGTTTTGCTTTTTCACCCCAAAATCCCGGATAAGCTTTCAGCCGGATGCCGACTTTAGGCTGATAATCAAC carries:
- a CDS encoding ABC transporter substrate-binding protein codes for the protein MESRSMIRIKPTHVLQSLVLAAGLSCSTWSMAAGTLTVSSPQDPGSWDPIDTFLVNWASVSTNIYDALIYRGPDLRLQPGLATSWEELDQGKRIRFQLRHHVTFHNGEPFNAQAVKFTFDRLLGEEGKKGPQRSNYSAIDHVAVVDDDTVDFFLTKTDPVLLTKLAGYGAMIVPPKYIQEKGDAYFNTHPVGTGPFQFVDYQPKVGIRLKAYPGFWGEKAKLSELNYRFIPEPSTAVAELQAGRVDLVIPPTIPIAMIPAIQANPKLDIVTTKGPAVYALRFNTRSGITKDVRVRKAMIYGVDRQAIIDSILGGQASAIASFQSAVSFGNDPAMKPLPYDPAKAKQLLKAAGVRPGTKVQIDIRGNNATFNEVAQAVASYLQMIGLNATIKPYETNVLLNDIIPSGKTGAMFQQSWGGWTFDYDNTAYFMYHTGEKWNPYDSDPKMDQLLESERSITDQTKRKAILQSVARYAADRALEMPLYNINEIFGLSKRVKHFTPVPDSRLRLNKVTVE
- a CDS encoding ABC transporter permease, producing MTTPSSLRLRYMNPEFVIGLLFTGGMVLLVLLSDVIFQGAADKINLTARLIAPLTDMAHPLGTDPLGRDVFARVVSGGAVSLQVGILSVLGAVIFGVVMGLVSGYFRGFWDMFVMRFADVQLAMPFILLAITFIAIVGGGLTNMIMLLIVSQWVQYARLVRSSVLALRDREFIQSAHAIGVSHLRIIFSHLLPNLMGPVIVLMTLNVANNILLESSLTFLGLGVDPLTPSWGGMLADGRTYIQTAWWVSLFPGMAILLTVLGLNLLGDWLRDMLDPTGRTSR
- a CDS encoding M14 family metallopeptidase; translated protein: MKHLLSQTIPSTAGMMIKHLPAVYDHRHHIQLWLFADRKTRCQVETALLAQGIQAEVFSACKPLLDFFLRHELIIRHELMLRHEPVSRDEPVSSHEPVSCYKPGNQSGPKVYRLKNETGQIVELSSSDIQQIEVIYPQSPCASPRRFLLEAYPLSAMDERLCFTAASTTVTAQVMAAPHHLWYQVRFHLTGGESEIIPVFAPNYRHRSITGARQLSPTGWIKVFAEDGQSLRDERIITDYEQAYQAVMGAVSSAGWPDQGPCFERLLISIQVPVADEAVGYAEERLSLKEALHEDLYLSLQAWFKHREGKSESARNSQPGQIVPDITHSVTGNYYLEVATGSYAVADWDQTTQVLSAAERPLTLFQVTQELASFAGQPLQAETRTGRKVCARYIQGSDQPVLISGGQHANETSGVVGALRAAHVLAAKPDAHFVISPLENPDGYALHQRLIQDNPHHMHHAARYTALGDDLEYRTKAPWYEKAIRRQALAVSQAQLHINLHGYPSHEWIRPLSGYVPQGFDMWTIPKGFFLIIRHQDSPQWAAYAERFIQALTLKLNDYPAVMAINQRQITLYEQHAGEHGFRMVNQYPCLISAVSDPDVPLQLITEYPDETIYDSEFIAAHEIQMATVLAAYEVHQSLFVWK
- a CDS encoding ABC transporter permease — its product is MLNFLLKRLFQAVFVFFAITLVVAYAIRLTGDPALMLTQGAGSVTEADLALIRESLGLNRPFLVQYADFLHGVLTGNFGLSFMGGTPVSQLIGQALPATLLLAVIVMIVSSLISIPLGIQAAVSRGKWVDQLIRVTSLIGLSFPNFWLALMLVLCFSIWLQWLPPSGMSDPASFILPAVTMAVILTATNVRLVRSSMLETLQAQYVMVARAKGLSETKVLYKHALRNCAVPLITYFGLQFGGLLGGIVVIERVFNWPGLGTLAFDAVSSRDYPVLQAVITVLSMLIVGINLLVDIAYGLIDPRIRTE